The following proteins are encoded in a genomic region of Mycobacterium sp. 155:
- the hxlA gene encoding 3-hexulose-6-phosphate synthase, translating to MKLQVAIDLLTTEAALELAGKVAPYVDIIELGTPLIKAEGLSVITAVKKAHPDKIVFADMKTMDAGELEADIAFKAGADLVTVLGSADDSTIAGAVKAAQAHNKGVVVDLIGIEDKAARAQEVRALGAKFVEMHAGLDEQAKPGFDLNGLLAAGEKARVPFSVAGGVKVATLPAVQKAGAEVAVAGGAIYGAADPAAAAKELRDAIV from the coding sequence ATGAAGCTCCAAGTTGCCATCGACCTGCTGACCACCGAAGCCGCTCTTGAGCTGGCCGGCAAGGTTGCCCCCTACGTCGACATCATCGAGCTCGGCACCCCCCTGATCAAGGCCGAGGGCCTGTCGGTCATCACCGCCGTCAAGAAGGCTCACCCGGACAAGATCGTCTTCGCTGACATGAAGACCATGGACGCCGGCGAGCTCGAGGCCGACATCGCGTTCAAGGCTGGCGCTGACCTGGTCACGGTGCTCGGTTCGGCCGACGACAGCACCATCGCCGGTGCCGTCAAGGCTGCCCAGGCTCACAACAAGGGCGTCGTCGTCGACCTGATCGGTATCGAGGACAAGGCCGCTCGTGCGCAGGAAGTTCGCGCCCTGGGTGCCAAGTTCGTCGAGATGCACGCCGGTCTGGACGAGCAGGCCAAGCCTGGCTTCGACCTGAACGGCCTGCTGGCCGCCGGTGAGAAGGCTCGCGTTCCGTTCTCCGTCGCCGGTGGCGTCAAGGTTGCCACCCTTCCGGCAGTGCAGAAGGCCGGCGCCGAGGTTGCCGTCGCCGGTGGTGCCATCTACGGCGCAGCCGACCCGGCCGCCGCCGCGAAGGAACTGCGCGACGCGATCGTCTGA
- the hxlB gene encoding 6-phospho-3-hexuloisomerase: MNQTASTAVLSGPASEINRESIAGNLSLVVDEITSTTAKVNAEQVAILARNIAQPGQVFFAGAGRSGLVLRMAAMRLMHLGLQVHVAGDTTTPAIGSGDLLIVASGSGTTSGVVKSAETAKKAGARVAALTTNADSPLGKLADALVIIPAAQKTDHGSHISRQYAGSLFEQALFIVTEAVFQSLWDHTDIEAEELWTRHANLE; the protein is encoded by the coding sequence ATGAATCAGACGGCAAGCACGGCCGTCCTGAGCGGACCTGCCTCGGAAATTAACCGGGAAAGTATCGCTGGCAACCTGTCCCTGGTCGTGGACGAGATCACGAGTACTACGGCCAAAGTCAACGCGGAGCAGGTGGCTATCCTGGCTCGCAACATCGCCCAGCCGGGTCAGGTGTTCTTCGCTGGAGCGGGTCGTAGCGGGCTGGTCCTGCGGATGGCCGCAATGCGGCTGATGCACCTTGGTCTGCAGGTGCATGTTGCAGGAGATACCACCACCCCGGCGATCGGTTCCGGTGATCTGCTTATCGTGGCTTCGGGGTCGGGAACGACCTCGGGTGTGGTCAAGTCGGCCGAGACCGCCAAGAAGGCCGGGGCGCGTGTCGCTGCGCTGACCACCAATGCGGATTCGCCGCTGGGTAAGCTCGCCGATGCGTTGGTGATCATTCCGGCCGCGCAGAAGACCGATCACGGCTCGCATATTTCGCGTCAGTACGCGGGGTCGTTGTTTGAGCAGGCGTTGTTCATCGTTACCGAGGCCGTGTTCCAGTCGCTGTGGGATCACACCGATATCGAGGCCGAGGAACTCTGGACGCGCCACGCCAACCTCGAATGA
- a CDS encoding FadR/GntR family transcriptional regulator: MATPTPFQSQIYRSLPEIERADAIVDRISKAIALGLLKVGERLPPEAALSEMFGVGGATLREALSELRERGVVETRRGRSGGTFVVNQPEPQTDIMQDWFLSTSISEIRDIGDEHSAIAAATIRLACERAEAHDFDRLQELARALVLAETPETRASADSRFHIELAVSAQSPRLANAEIRLQEETVRQLWAPFTVTEGYDPERATAEHLELVRAVAQDHPERAQKLALEHIRRNIFHLIDTKLVLGYAQSRSRTPPATPDISSSSQASASSTRPTIQEGQ; the protein is encoded by the coding sequence TTGGCCACGCCGACCCCCTTCCAATCGCAGATTTATCGGTCCCTGCCGGAAATCGAGAGGGCCGACGCGATTGTCGACAGAATTTCCAAGGCGATTGCCCTCGGGTTGCTCAAAGTAGGTGAACGCTTGCCCCCAGAGGCCGCACTCTCGGAGATGTTCGGGGTTGGCGGCGCGACCCTTCGTGAAGCCTTGTCGGAACTGCGGGAGCGAGGAGTCGTCGAGACTCGCAGAGGCCGGAGCGGAGGAACCTTTGTCGTCAATCAGCCCGAACCTCAGACCGACATCATGCAGGATTGGTTTCTCTCGACCTCTATCTCGGAAATCCGCGACATCGGAGACGAGCATTCCGCCATAGCCGCCGCGACCATCCGGCTGGCATGTGAGCGCGCAGAAGCACACGACTTCGACCGTCTTCAGGAACTTGCGCGAGCCTTGGTTCTGGCGGAGACCCCTGAAACCCGTGCATCTGCTGACAGCCGCTTCCATATCGAGTTGGCGGTGTCCGCGCAATCACCAAGGCTTGCCAATGCCGAAATCCGCCTTCAGGAAGAAACGGTTCGGCAGCTGTGGGCCCCCTTCACCGTGACAGAGGGATATGACCCTGAACGGGCAACCGCCGAGCATTTGGAACTGGTCCGGGCAGTGGCTCAGGACCACCCCGAGCGGGCCCAGAAACTGGCACTTGAACACATCAGGCGAAACATCTTCCACCTGATTGATACGAAACTCGTCCTCGGCTATGCCCAGTCGAGATCGAGAACCCCCCCAGCCACCCCCGATATCAGTTCCTCCTCTCAGGCATCGGCATCGTCCACTAGGCCAACAATTCAGGAGGGCCAATGA
- a CDS encoding cache domain-containing protein produces MNSTTEVAHAADALTSWISGVSTEIKNLATAVAALLDRNLAGKSKVSRAALTGLDELSQKFLTKNTFAVGAGTFFAAASVEEGGHAFEWWFRKASGDLGRLDFDMTPGSARYYDYEKLPFFSTAASTGEQTVWGPYIDYSGFEEYILTFMAPFSVHGHFTGVAGCDIRLTDLEPIIMPNLLLIPGDAALVNASNRVILGNSGMYLVGERIKSGSPDQHRVTLDVPHLGLSLIYTANRQTP; encoded by the coding sequence ATGAACTCCACCACTGAAGTCGCGCATGCTGCCGATGCCCTCACTTCCTGGATCAGCGGCGTTTCCACCGAGATCAAGAACTTGGCCACAGCCGTCGCCGCGTTGCTTGACCGAAATCTCGCGGGGAAGTCCAAGGTCAGCCGGGCGGCGCTGACCGGATTGGACGAACTCTCACAGAAGTTCCTGACGAAGAACACTTTCGCTGTCGGCGCCGGAACTTTCTTCGCCGCGGCCTCCGTCGAGGAGGGCGGCCACGCTTTCGAATGGTGGTTCCGCAAGGCATCCGGTGACCTTGGAAGACTGGATTTTGACATGACTCCAGGCAGCGCGCGGTACTACGACTACGAGAAGCTACCGTTTTTCTCGACCGCCGCTTCCACAGGTGAGCAGACGGTGTGGGGCCCGTACATCGACTACTCGGGCTTCGAGGAATACATCCTTACGTTCATGGCGCCGTTCTCGGTCCATGGACACTTTACGGGGGTGGCAGGGTGCGACATCCGGCTCACGGACCTGGAACCCATCATCATGCCGAATCTGCTTCTGATTCCAGGCGATGCCGCCCTCGTCAACGCCAGCAACCGTGTCATCCTCGGCAACTCCGGGATGTACCTGGTGGGTGAGCGAATCAAATCCGGATCACCGGACCAGCATCGAGTTACTCTCGATGTTCCGCACCTGGGGCTGTCACTGATTTACACCGCCAACCGTCAGACCCCTTGA
- a CDS encoding ATP-dependent 6-phosphofructokinase: MKIGILTSGGDCPGLNAVIRAAVIKGIAVHGLEFVGFLDGWRGVVEGDIIDIPRTMVRGIAKQGGTILGTSRTNPFANGGGPEVIKAHMDRLGIDAIIAIGGEGTLTAAKRLTDAGLKIVGVPKTVDNDLDATDYTFGFDTAVQIATEAIDRLRTTGESHHRCIIAEVMGRHAGWIALHAGMAAGAHAILIPEQKLSIDQITQWVKGAHSRGRAPLVVVAEGFVPEHMESPHSERGLDAFGRPRLGGIADQLAPEIESRTGIETRATILGHIQRGGVPTAFDRVLATRLGMAAIDSVVDGFWGTMVALKGTEIEQVSFEEALGGLKAVSQKRYDEAAFLFG, encoded by the coding sequence ATGAAAATCGGAATCCTCACCAGCGGTGGCGACTGCCCCGGATTGAACGCAGTCATCCGCGCCGCCGTTATTAAAGGCATTGCCGTCCACGGTCTCGAGTTCGTTGGATTTCTTGACGGCTGGCGCGGCGTGGTAGAGGGCGACATCATCGATATCCCGCGCACGATGGTCCGCGGTATCGCCAAGCAGGGCGGCACCATTCTTGGCACCTCGCGCACCAACCCGTTCGCAAACGGCGGCGGCCCCGAGGTCATCAAAGCGCACATGGACCGGCTGGGCATCGACGCGATCATCGCCATCGGCGGTGAGGGAACCCTGACTGCCGCAAAGCGCTTGACCGACGCGGGCCTGAAGATCGTGGGCGTCCCGAAGACCGTGGACAACGACCTTGACGCCACGGATTACACCTTCGGTTTCGACACCGCAGTGCAGATCGCCACGGAAGCAATCGACCGGCTGCGCACTACCGGCGAATCGCACCACCGATGCATCATCGCCGAAGTGATGGGCCGTCACGCCGGCTGGATCGCACTGCACGCCGGCATGGCAGCCGGCGCCCACGCCATCCTCATACCGGAACAGAAGCTCAGCATCGATCAGATCACCCAGTGGGTGAAGGGAGCCCACTCCCGCGGGCGGGCACCGCTGGTAGTGGTGGCCGAAGGGTTTGTTCCGGAGCACATGGAATCCCCGCATTCCGAGCGTGGGCTGGACGCCTTCGGCCGTCCCCGGCTCGGTGGGATCGCAGACCAGCTGGCCCCGGAGATCGAAAGCCGCACCGGCATCGAAACCCGCGCTACCATCCTGGGCCACATTCAGCGCGGCGGCGTGCCCACAGCCTTCGACCGAGTCCTGGCCACCCGGCTGGGTATGGCGGCCATCGACTCTGTGGTTGACGGCTTCTGGGGCACCATGGTGGCGCTGAAAGGCACTGAGATCGAGCAGGTGAGCTTCGAAGAAGCCCTTGGGGGCCTCAAGGCCGTTTCGCAGAAACGCTACGACGAAGCTGCATTCCTGTTCGGCTGA
- a CDS encoding cupin domain-containing protein, with protein sequence MTVTFRPLERFEEKLEESLLGQPSAEVLGDPIGVRSSVPFIDEDHGIRSGVWEAQPGLSRWEFVERGEIIHVLEGRMIVTQDGGEPVTLEAGSAAFFPIGWKGTWEIQERIRKFFVVYAA encoded by the coding sequence ATGACCGTAACCTTCCGGCCCCTCGAGCGCTTCGAGGAGAAGCTCGAAGAGTCTCTGCTCGGCCAGCCCTCCGCTGAGGTGCTGGGCGACCCGATCGGAGTGCGTTCTTCTGTCCCCTTCATCGACGAAGACCACGGCATCCGTTCCGGCGTCTGGGAGGCCCAGCCGGGTCTGTCTCGCTGGGAGTTTGTCGAGCGGGGTGAAATCATCCACGTCCTCGAAGGGCGCATGATCGTTACTCAGGATGGCGGCGAGCCCGTCACCCTCGAGGCTGGCTCTGCTGCCTTCTTCCCCATCGGGTGGAAGGGAACCTGGGAGATCCAGGAGCGGATCCGCAAGTTCTTCGTGGTCTACGCGGCCTAG
- a CDS encoding cupin domain-containing protein — protein sequence MTETFRPAELFQGKLDEALLAPPLAEVIGDEIPTRIAIPFKSDDARILSGVWEADPGLSRWEFLDRGESIHVLEGRMVVTEDGGEPVTVEAGSAAFFPIGWKGTWEIQERIRKFFVIFAA from the coding sequence ATGACCGAAACCTTCCGGCCCGCAGAACTCTTCCAGGGGAAACTCGATGAAGCCCTGCTGGCCCCGCCTTTGGCCGAGGTGATTGGTGACGAAATCCCGACACGAATCGCCATTCCCTTCAAGAGCGACGATGCTCGCATTCTCTCCGGCGTCTGGGAGGCCGACCCCGGTCTCTCACGCTGGGAGTTCTTGGACCGGGGCGAATCGATCCATGTCCTCGAAGGCCGCATGGTCGTTACCGAGGATGGCGGCGAGCCCGTCACCGTGGAGGCTGGCTCTGCTGCCTTCTTCCCCATCGGGTGGAAGGGAACCTGGGAGATCCAGGAGCGGATCCGCAAGTTCTTCGTGATCTTCGCGGCCTAG
- the hxlB gene encoding 6-phospho-3-hexuloisomerase, whose protein sequence is MSGTTHIASEINRESIAGNLSLVVDEITSTTAKVNAEQVAILARNIAQPGQVFFAGAGRSGLVLRMAAMRLMHLGLQVHVAGDTTTPAIGSGDLLIVASGSGTTSGVVKSAETAKKAGARVAALTTNADSPLGKLADALVIIPAAQKTDHGSHISRQYAGSLFEQALFIVTEAVFQSLWDHTDIEAEELWTRHANLE, encoded by the coding sequence ATGTCCGGCACCACCCATATCGCCTCGGAAATTAACCGGGAAAGTATCGCTGGCAACCTGTCCCTGGTCGTGGACGAGATCACGAGTACTACGGCCAAAGTCAACGCGGAGCAGGTGGCTATCCTGGCTCGCAACATCGCCCAGCCGGGTCAGGTGTTCTTCGCTGGAGCGGGTCGTAGCGGGCTGGTCCTGCGGATGGCCGCAATGCGGCTGATGCACCTTGGTCTGCAGGTGCATGTTGCAGGAGATACCACCACCCCGGCGATCGGTTCCGGTGATCTGCTTATCGTGGCTTCGGGGTCGGGAACGACCTCGGGTGTGGTCAAGTCGGCCGAGACCGCCAAGAAGGCCGGGGCGCGTGTCGCTGCGCTGACCACCAATGCGGATTCGCCGCTGGGTAAGCTCGCCGATGCGTTGGTGATCATTCCGGCCGCGCAGAAGACCGATCACGGCTCGCATATTTCGCGTCAGTACGCGGGGTCGTTGTTTGAGCAGGCGTTGTTCATCGTTACCGAGGCCGTGTTCCAGTCGCTGTGGGATCACACCGATATCGAGGCCGAGGAACTCTGGACGCGCCACGCCAACCTCGAATGA
- a CDS encoding Gfo/Idh/MocA family protein, with the protein MSIRWGIVGPGRIAEKMVGDFAHVPDATVLAVASRSADRAKAFAAKHGIERSYGSYRDMIADPDVDVLYIATPHTHHHAIGLAAASAGKALLVEKAFTATLAGAESLVDAVREHHVFAMEAMWTRFQPAVVAARKLLADGAIGTVRSVQADLGVTRSFDPTDRIFAHELGGGALLDLGVYVVSFAQMVLGDPTSVSALGSLEPSGVDADATLLLGFDEGGTATLMCSLHSPMPGHARIFGTTGWIDILPRFHHPNSFVLHRQGHESEQFDLPALGDGFSHELIEVTEAIKAGRTESAVMPLDDTLAVQRALEDALTQLGVRFEEDPAAFG; encoded by the coding sequence ATGTCGATACGTTGGGGAATTGTCGGGCCGGGTCGGATCGCGGAGAAGATGGTGGGCGACTTTGCCCACGTGCCGGACGCGACAGTCCTCGCAGTCGCATCTCGATCCGCTGATCGCGCAAAGGCATTTGCCGCCAAACATGGCATCGAACGTAGCTACGGGTCGTACCGGGACATGATTGCCGACCCCGATGTCGATGTGCTGTACATCGCGACCCCGCACACGCACCACCACGCCATCGGGCTTGCTGCTGCATCCGCCGGCAAGGCATTGCTGGTGGAAAAGGCCTTCACCGCCACTCTCGCCGGAGCCGAATCGCTGGTGGACGCGGTGCGCGAGCACCATGTGTTCGCGATGGAGGCAATGTGGACCCGCTTCCAGCCAGCGGTGGTGGCCGCACGCAAATTGCTTGCCGACGGTGCGATCGGCACGGTTCGGTCGGTGCAGGCCGATCTCGGCGTGACGCGATCCTTCGATCCCACCGACCGGATCTTCGCCCACGAACTGGGCGGTGGCGCCCTCCTTGACCTGGGTGTCTACGTGGTGTCGTTTGCTCAGATGGTGCTCGGAGACCCGACGTCCGTTTCGGCGTTGGGTTCGCTCGAACCGTCGGGGGTGGATGCCGACGCGACCTTACTGCTCGGTTTCGACGAGGGTGGGACGGCGACACTCATGTGCTCGTTGCACAGCCCGATGCCCGGGCACGCCCGGATCTTCGGCACCACGGGGTGGATCGATATCCTGCCGCGTTTTCACCACCCGAATTCTTTTGTGCTGCACCGACAAGGTCACGAATCGGAACAGTTCGATCTTCCCGCGCTAGGAGACGGGTTTTCACACGAACTCATCGAAGTCACCGAGGCGATCAAAGCTGGGCGCACCGAGAGTGCGGTCATGCCACTCGATGACACGCTGGCGGTGCAGCGGGCACTGGAAGACGCGCTGACGCAACTCGGCGTTCGATTCGAGGAGGATCCCGCGGCTTTCGGGTGA
- the lfrA gene encoding efflux MFS transporter LfrA: protein MSAFLDATPAQPLTTPRRAWVALAVLMLPVLLIAIDNTVLAFALPMIAEDFRPAASVQLWIVDIYSLVLAALLVSMGSFGDRIGRRRILLIGASGFTVMSVLAAFAPSAAYLVAARAALGVFGAMLMPATLSLIRNIFTDAGPRRLAIAIWASCFTAGTTLGPIVGGALLQHFHWGSVFLVAVPLLLPLLVLGPRLVPESRDPSPGPVDLLSVTLSFTAMLPFVWAVKTVAHDGFSVLVGLAFAVGIASGVLFVRRQNRSATPMLDMSLFSYGPFSSSVLANFLSIVGLIGFVFFVSQHLQLVLGLSPLAAGLVTLPGALMSMIAGIAVVKAAKHFSAQSLMVSGLVFVAAGFGMIMLFRHDLTVVAVIVSFVVLELGVGVSQTVSNDTIVASVPATKAGAASAVSETAYELGAVVGTATLGTIFSAFYRGNVEIPAGLTAEQAGAAGESVGGAVSVAAELPAETGTHLLDSARTAFDSGIAPTALIAMALSLAAAVIVAWSFRGARNHRA from the coding sequence ATGTCCGCCTTCCTCGACGCCACGCCGGCGCAGCCACTCACCACCCCGAGACGCGCCTGGGTGGCGCTGGCGGTCCTGATGCTGCCGGTGCTACTGATCGCCATCGACAACACCGTGCTGGCTTTCGCGCTACCCATGATCGCCGAGGATTTCCGGCCCGCGGCGTCGGTCCAGCTGTGGATCGTGGACATCTACTCGCTGGTGCTCGCCGCGCTGCTGGTTTCCATGGGCAGCTTCGGTGATCGGATCGGCCGGCGCCGGATCCTGCTGATCGGGGCCAGCGGCTTCACCGTGATGTCGGTCCTGGCCGCGTTCGCCCCGAGCGCTGCGTACCTCGTCGCCGCCCGCGCCGCCCTCGGCGTGTTCGGCGCGATGCTGATGCCCGCGACGCTGTCGCTGATCCGCAACATCTTCACTGACGCCGGTCCCCGCCGGCTCGCCATCGCCATCTGGGCGTCCTGCTTCACGGCCGGCACCACACTGGGTCCGATCGTCGGTGGCGCTCTGCTGCAGCACTTCCACTGGGGTTCGGTGTTCCTGGTGGCCGTGCCGCTCCTGCTGCCCCTGCTGGTGCTCGGCCCGCGCCTGGTGCCCGAGTCCCGTGATCCGAGTCCGGGTCCCGTCGACCTGCTCAGCGTGACGCTGTCGTTCACGGCGATGCTGCCGTTCGTCTGGGCCGTCAAAACCGTTGCACACGACGGCTTTTCTGTGCTGGTTGGGCTTGCCTTCGCGGTCGGCATCGCCTCGGGCGTGTTGTTCGTGCGCCGGCAGAACCGCAGTGCCACACCGATGCTTGACATGAGCCTGTTCTCCTACGGCCCGTTCAGCTCATCGGTGCTGGCGAACTTCCTGTCCATCGTGGGCTTGATCGGGTTCGTGTTCTTCGTCTCTCAGCATCTGCAGCTGGTGCTCGGCTTGTCGCCACTTGCAGCCGGTCTGGTCACGCTGCCGGGTGCGTTGATGTCGATGATCGCCGGCATCGCCGTGGTCAAGGCGGCCAAACACTTTTCCGCGCAGTCGCTGATGGTGAGCGGTTTGGTATTCGTCGCGGCCGGGTTCGGAATGATCATGCTGTTCCGCCACGATCTGACGGTGGTCGCGGTCATCGTGTCGTTCGTGGTGCTGGAACTCGGCGTCGGTGTCTCACAGACGGTGTCCAACGACACCATTGTCGCCTCGGTCCCGGCCACGAAAGCCGGTGCCGCGTCGGCAGTCTCGGAGACTGCCTATGAGCTCGGGGCGGTGGTCGGCACCGCGACGCTGGGCACTATCTTCAGCGCGTTCTATCGCGGCAACGTCGAGATTCCCGCTGGGCTGACTGCGGAGCAGGCCGGCGCGGCCGGCGAGAGCGTCGGCGGCGCCGTATCGGTTGCCGCCGAGCTCCCAGCGGAAACGGGAACGCACCTGCTGGATTCGGCCCGTACGGCGTTCGACTCCGGCATCGCGCCGACAGCGCTGATCGCGATGGCGCTTTCACTGGCCGCCGCGGTGATCGTGGCGTGGTCGTTCCGCGGCGCGCGCAACCATCGCGCATAA
- a CDS encoding TetR/AcrR family transcriptional regulator has protein sequence MNTQVAPHSGARERTRRAILDAAMAMLADHPAASMAEIAAAADVGRSTLHRYYPERSDLLRAVAYHVHALSSAAIELAEPTNGPAEAALRRVVESQLDLGPIVLYIYSEPTIQADRELAAHLDTGDEAITEVLERASAQRPEYPPGWARRVFWALLLAGYEAIKQDGTPRHQIVDAIMNSLTAGTIHLPRS, from the coding sequence ATGAACACCCAGGTGGCCCCCCACAGCGGAGCGCGTGAGCGCACCCGCAGGGCGATCCTGGACGCCGCAATGGCCATGCTGGCCGACCACCCGGCCGCCAGCATGGCCGAAATCGCCGCGGCCGCGGATGTCGGGCGCAGCACGCTGCACCGCTACTACCCGGAACGCTCCGATTTGCTTCGCGCGGTCGCCTATCACGTGCACGCACTCAGCAGCGCCGCGATCGAGCTCGCCGAGCCCACCAACGGACCCGCCGAAGCGGCACTGCGCCGGGTGGTGGAGAGCCAGCTCGACCTCGGCCCCATCGTGCTCTACATCTACAGCGAACCGACCATTCAGGCCGATCGAGAACTGGCAGCCCACCTGGACACCGGCGACGAAGCGATCACCGAGGTACTGGAGCGAGCGTCGGCGCAGCGGCCCGAATATCCCCCCGGATGGGCCCGACGGGTGTTCTGGGCGCTGCTACTGGCCGGCTACGAGGCCATCAAGCAGGACGGCACCCCGCGCCACCAGATCGTCGATGCCATCATGAACAGCCTCACCGCCGGCACCATTCACCTGCCGCGCAGCTGA
- a CDS encoding RDD family protein — MSYQPAFQHGPVVTGDAVILDVQIAQLPVRALASIIDVLVILAGYLVGVVLWAITLTQLDDALSAAILIIFTLLALVGYPVIMETTTRGRSLGKMAMGLRVVAEDGSPERFRQALFRGLSGFIEIFMFTGGPAVICSLLSPKGKRIGDIFAGTLVISERGPKLTPPPAMPPTLAWWASSLQLSGLGPEQVELARQFLSRAHQLDPRIREEMGHRVLHEIATRISPPPPPGVPPQYVLAAVLAERHRREVARLVPPTPASYPPPQAPQYVPPPPQSGGFAPPN; from the coding sequence ATGTCCTACCAACCGGCCTTCCAGCACGGACCGGTAGTGACCGGGGATGCGGTAATCCTCGACGTCCAGATCGCGCAGCTGCCGGTGCGCGCCCTGGCCTCGATCATCGACGTTCTGGTGATCCTTGCCGGCTACCTCGTGGGCGTGGTGCTGTGGGCGATAACCCTCACCCAGCTCGACGACGCGCTTTCGGCGGCGATCCTGATCATCTTCACACTGCTGGCACTGGTCGGCTATCCGGTGATCATGGAGACCACGACGCGCGGCCGCTCGCTGGGCAAAATGGCGATGGGCCTGCGGGTGGTCGCCGAGGACGGCAGCCCGGAACGCTTCCGCCAGGCCCTGTTTCGCGGTTTGTCCGGCTTCATCGAGATCTTCATGTTCACCGGCGGTCCCGCGGTGATCTGCAGCCTGCTCTCCCCCAAAGGTAAGCGGATCGGCGACATCTTCGCGGGCACCCTGGTGATCAGCGAGCGCGGTCCCAAGCTGACACCGCCGCCGGCCATGCCGCCGACGCTGGCATGGTGGGCGTCGTCACTGCAGTTGTCCGGGCTCGGTCCTGAGCAGGTCGAGCTGGCCCGGCAATTCCTGTCGCGGGCGCATCAACTGGATCCGCGTATCCGCGAGGAGATGGGGCACCGGGTGCTACACGAGATCGCGACCCGGATCTCGCCGCCCCCGCCACCCGGCGTGCCGCCGCAGTACGTGTTGGCCGCGGTCCTCGCCGAACGGCACCGCCGCGAGGTCGCCCGCCTCGTTCCCCCCACGCCGGCCTCATATCCACCTCCGCAGGCGCCGCAGTACGTGCCACCACCGCCCCAGTCCGGCGGATTCGCCCCGCCGAACTGA
- a CDS encoding stage II sporulation protein M, translating into MDVDAFVLAHRATWDRLEQLVKRRRRLTGAEVDELVDLYQRVSTHLSMVRSASNDSVLVGKLSGLVAQARSVVTGAHAPLWREFVRFWTVSFPVVAYRSWRWWLGTAAAFMLVVFSLAFWVGGNPEVHTAVGTPSEIDQLVNHDFASYYSDNPAGSFAVQVWVNNSWVAAQCIGFAILLGLPIPYLLFQNAANLGVIAGLMFAAGKGHLFLGLILPHGLLELTAVFLAGAVGMRLGWTVIAPGDRPRGQVLAEQGRAVVAVAVGLAAVLLLSGLVEAMVTPSPLPTAVRIGIGVAVEIAFLTYVIYFGRKAVRAGETGDIDDAPDMVPVG; encoded by the coding sequence GTGGATGTCGATGCGTTTGTGCTGGCCCATCGCGCCACGTGGGACCGGCTGGAGCAGTTGGTCAAACGTCGCAGGCGGTTGACCGGCGCAGAGGTGGACGAGCTGGTTGATCTGTACCAGCGGGTGTCCACTCACCTGTCGATGGTGCGATCGGCGTCGAATGATTCGGTTTTGGTCGGCAAGCTGTCGGGGCTGGTGGCCCAGGCCCGCTCCGTGGTGACCGGTGCCCACGCTCCGCTATGGCGGGAGTTCGTGCGGTTCTGGACGGTGTCGTTTCCGGTGGTGGCCTACCGCTCGTGGCGGTGGTGGCTCGGTACGGCGGCGGCGTTCATGCTGGTGGTGTTCAGCCTGGCCTTCTGGGTTGGCGGCAATCCCGAGGTGCACACGGCCGTCGGAACCCCAAGTGAGATCGACCAATTGGTCAATCACGATTTTGCGTCGTACTACAGCGACAACCCGGCGGGCTCATTCGCCGTGCAGGTGTGGGTGAACAACTCCTGGGTGGCCGCGCAGTGCATCGGGTTCGCGATCCTGCTCGGGTTGCCGATCCCGTACCTGCTGTTCCAGAACGCCGCGAATCTGGGCGTGATCGCCGGGCTGATGTTCGCCGCAGGCAAGGGCCATCTGTTCCTGGGCCTGATCCTGCCGCACGGGCTGCTCGAGCTCACCGCGGTGTTCCTGGCCGGTGCGGTGGGAATGCGGTTGGGCTGGACGGTGATCGCACCCGGGGATCGGCCGCGCGGGCAGGTGCTCGCCGAGCAGGGGCGGGCGGTGGTGGCGGTGGCAGTGGGGTTGGCGGCGGTGCTGCTGTTGTCCGGTCTGGTCGAAGCGATGGTGACGCCCTCGCCGCTGCCGACCGCGGTGCGTATCGGGATCGGTGTCGCCGTCGAGATCGCGTTCTTGACCTATGTCATCTACTTCGGCCGCAAGGCTGTGCGGGCCGGCGAGACCGGCGATATCGACGACGCCCCCGACATGGTCCCGGTCGGCTGA